One Microbacterium trichothecenolyticum DNA window includes the following coding sequences:
- a CDS encoding GNAT family N-acetyltransferase, with product MLEEEYEKSRRRLPAHLRRAPEPERPFSFEIRPATEADIPDIREIYNYYVRNSVVTFDEKAWSIAKWRDKYATLHKLGLPFLVAQSPSGQVLGYALVQPWQSKSAYRYTVENSIYLGQAAAGKGLGRALLEALIAACQELGIREMVAAISDKGADASIALHEKLGFTEVGRMGRVGFKFGRWLGVVYLQKSIPSKKKRRRLFG from the coding sequence GTGCTGGAAGAGGAGTACGAGAAGAGCCGCCGCCGGTTGCCCGCGCATCTGCGGCGCGCTCCCGAGCCCGAGAGGCCGTTCTCGTTCGAGATCCGCCCGGCGACCGAGGCGGACATCCCCGACATCCGCGAGATCTACAACTATTACGTGCGCAACTCGGTCGTGACCTTCGACGAGAAGGCCTGGTCGATCGCGAAATGGCGCGACAAGTACGCCACCCTGCACAAGCTGGGTCTTCCGTTCCTGGTCGCCCAGTCGCCGAGCGGTCAGGTGCTCGGGTACGCGCTCGTGCAGCCGTGGCAGTCGAAGTCGGCGTATCGATACACGGTCGAGAACTCGATCTACCTCGGTCAGGCCGCCGCGGGGAAGGGCCTCGGTCGCGCGCTGCTGGAGGCGCTGATCGCCGCGTGTCAGGAACTCGGTATTCGCGAGATGGTCGCCGCGATCAGCGACAAGGGCGCCGACGCCTCGATCGCCCTGCACGAGAAGCTCGGCTTCACCGAGGTCGGGCGCATGGGACGGGTCGGCTTCAAGTTCGGCCGGTGGCTCGGCGTGGTCTACCTGCAGAAGAGCATTCCGTCGAAGAAGAAGCGGCGGAGGCTGTTCGGCTGA